The following coding sequences lie in one Arabidopsis thaliana chromosome 3, partial sequence genomic window:
- the DAG1 gene encoding Dof-type zinc finger DNA-binding family protein (dof affecting germination 1 (DAG1); CONTAINS InterPro DOMAIN/s: Zinc finger, Dof-type (InterPro:IPR003851); BEST Arabidopsis thaliana protein match is: Dof-type zinc finger DNA-binding family protein (TAIR:AT2G46590.2); Has 1148 Blast hits to 1141 proteins in 61 species: Archae - 0; Bacteria - 0; Metazoa - 2; Fungi - 0; Plants - 1095; Viruses - 0; Other Eukaryotes - 51 (source: NCBI BLink).), whose product MDATKWTQGFQEMINVKPMEQMISSTNNNTPQQQPTFIATNTRPNATASNGGSGGNTNNTATMETRKARPQEKVNCPRCNSTNTKFCYYNNYSLTQPRYFCKGCRRYWTEGGSLRNVPVGGSSRKNKRSSTPLASPSNPKLPDLNPPILFSSQIPNKSNKDLNLLSFPVMQDHHHHALELLRSNGVSSRGMNTFLPGQMMDSNSVLYSSLGFPTMPDYKQSNNNLSFSIDHHQGIGHNTINSNQRAQDNNDDMNGASRVLFPFSDMKELSSTTQEKSHGNNTYWNGMFSNTGGSSW is encoded by the exons ATGGATGCTACGAAGTGGACTCAG GGTTTTCAAGAAATGATAAACGTAAAGCCAATGGAGCAAATGATTTCTagcaccaacaacaacacaccGCAACAACAACCAACATTCATCGCCACCAACACAAGGCCAAACGCCACCGCATCCAATGGTGGCTCCGGAGGAAATACCAACAACACGGCTACGATGGAAACTAGAAAGGCGAGGCCACAAGAGAAAGTAAATTGTCCAAGATGCAACTCAACAAACACAAAGTTCTGTTATTACAACAACTACAGTCTCACGCAACCAAGATACTTCTGCAAAGGTTGTCGAAGGTATTGGACCGAAGGTGGCTCTCTTCGTAACGTCCCAGTCGGAGGTAGCTcaagaaagaacaagagatCCTCTACACCTTTAGCTTCACCTTCTAATCCCAAACTTCCAGATCTAAACCCACCGATTCTTTTCTCAAGCCAAATCCCTAATAAGTCAAATAAAGATCTCAACTTGCTATCTTTCCCGGTCATgcaagatcatcatcatcatg CTCTTGAGCTTCTAAGATCCAATGGAGTCTCTTCAAGAGGCATGAACACGTTCTTGCCTGGTCAAATGATGGATTCAAACTCAGTCCTGTACTCATCTTTAGGGTTTCCAACAATGCCTGATTACAAACAGAGTAATAACAACCTTTCATTCTCCATTGATCATCATCAAGGGATTGGACATAACACCATCAACAGTAACCAAAGAGCTCAAGATAACAATGATGACATGAATGGAGCAAGTAGGGTTTTGTTCCCTTTTTCAGACATGAAAGAGCTTTCAAGCACAACCCAAGAGAAGAGTCATGGTAATAATACATATTGGAATGGGATGTTCAGTAATACAGGAGGATCTTCATGGtga
- the DAG1 gene encoding Dof-type zinc finger DNA-binding family protein (dof affecting germination 1 (DAG1); CONTAINS InterPro DOMAIN/s: Zinc finger, Dof-type (InterPro:IPR003851); BEST Arabidopsis thaliana protein match is: Dof-type zinc finger DNA-binding family protein (TAIR:AT2G46590.2); Has 30201 Blast hits to 17322 proteins in 780 species: Archae - 12; Bacteria - 1396; Metazoa - 17338; Fungi - 3422; Plants - 5037; Viruses - 0; Other Eukaryotes - 2996 (source: NCBI BLink).): MDATKWTQGFQEMINVKPMEQMISSTNNNTPQQQPTFIATNTRPNATASNGGSGGNTNNTATMETRKARPQEKVNCPRCNSTNTKFCYYNNYSLTQPRYFCKGCRRYWTEGGSLRNVPVGGSSRKNKRSSTPLASPSNPKLPDLNPPILFSSQIPNKSNKDLNLLSFPVMQDHHHHGMSHFFHMPKIENNNTSSSIYASSSPVSALELLRSNGVSSRGMNTFLPGQMMDSNSVLYSSLGFPTMPDYKQSNNNLSFSIDHHQGIGHNTINSNQRAQDNNDDMNGASRVLFPFSDMKELSSTTQEKSHGNNTYWNGMFSNTGGSSW; encoded by the exons ATGGATGCTACGAAGTGGACTCAG GGTTTTCAAGAAATGATAAACGTAAAGCCAATGGAGCAAATGATTTCTagcaccaacaacaacacaccGCAACAACAACCAACATTCATCGCCACCAACACAAGGCCAAACGCCACCGCATCCAATGGTGGCTCCGGAGGAAATACCAACAACACGGCTACGATGGAAACTAGAAAGGCGAGGCCACAAGAGAAAGTAAATTGTCCAAGATGCAACTCAACAAACACAAAGTTCTGTTATTACAACAACTACAGTCTCACGCAACCAAGATACTTCTGCAAAGGTTGTCGAAGGTATTGGACCGAAGGTGGCTCTCTTCGTAACGTCCCAGTCGGAGGTAGCTcaagaaagaacaagagatCCTCTACACCTTTAGCTTCACCTTCTAATCCCAAACTTCCAGATCTAAACCCACCGATTCTTTTCTCAAGCCAAATCCCTAATAAGTCAAATAAAGATCTCAACTTGCTATCTTTCCCGGTCATgcaagatcatcatcatcatggtatgtctcatttttttcatatgcCCAAGATAGAGAACAACAATACTTCATCCTCAATCTATGCTTCATCATCTCCTGTCTCAGCTCTTGAGCTTCTAAGATCCAATGGAGTCTCTTCAAGAGGCATGAACACGTTCTTGCCTGGTCAAATGATGGATTCAAACTCAGTCCTGTACTCATCTTTAGGGTTTCCAACAATGCCTGATTACAAACAGAGTAATAACAACCTTTCATTCTCCATTGATCATCATCAAGGGATTGGACATAACACCATCAACAGTAACCAAAGAGCTCAAGATAACAATGATGACATGAATGGAGCAAGTAGGGTTTTGTTCCCTTTTTCAGACATGAAAGAGCTTTCAAGCACAACCCAAGAGAAGAGTCATGGTAATAATACATATTGGAATGGGATGTTCAGTAATACAGGAGGATCTTCATGGtga
- the DAG1 gene encoding Dof-type zinc finger DNA-binding family protein, which produces MINVKPMEQMISSTNNNTPQQQPTFIATNTRPNATASNGGSGGNTNNTATMETRKARPQEKVNCPRCNSTNTKFCYYNNYSLTQPRYFCKGCRRYWTEGGSLRNVPVGGSSRKNKRSSTPLASPSNPKLPDLNPPILFSSQIPNKSNKDLNLLSFPVMQDHHHHGMSHFFHMPKIENNNTSSSIYASSSPVSALELLRSNGVSSRGMNTFLPGQMMDSNSVLYSSLGFPTMPDYKQSNNNLSFSIDHHQGIGHNTINSNQRAQDNNDDMNGASRVLFPFSDMKELSSTTQEKSHGNNTYWNGMFSNTGGSSW; this is translated from the coding sequence ATGATAAACGTAAAGCCAATGGAGCAAATGATTTCTagcaccaacaacaacacaccGCAACAACAACCAACATTCATCGCCACCAACACAAGGCCAAACGCCACCGCATCCAATGGTGGCTCCGGAGGAAATACCAACAACACGGCTACGATGGAAACTAGAAAGGCGAGGCCACAAGAGAAAGTAAATTGTCCAAGATGCAACTCAACAAACACAAAGTTCTGTTATTACAACAACTACAGTCTCACGCAACCAAGATACTTCTGCAAAGGTTGTCGAAGGTATTGGACCGAAGGTGGCTCTCTTCGTAACGTCCCAGTCGGAGGTAGCTcaagaaagaacaagagatCCTCTACACCTTTAGCTTCACCTTCTAATCCCAAACTTCCAGATCTAAACCCACCGATTCTTTTCTCAAGCCAAATCCCTAATAAGTCAAATAAAGATCTCAACTTGCTATCTTTCCCGGTCATgcaagatcatcatcatcatggtatgtctcatttttttcatatgcCCAAGATAGAGAACAACAATACTTCATCCTCAATCTATGCTTCATCATCTCCTGTCTCAGCTCTTGAGCTTCTAAGATCCAATGGAGTCTCTTCAAGAGGCATGAACACGTTCTTGCCTGGTCAAATGATGGATTCAAACTCAGTCCTGTACTCATCTTTAGGGTTTCCAACAATGCCTGATTACAAACAGAGTAATAACAACCTTTCATTCTCCATTGATCATCATCAAGGGATTGGACATAACACCATCAACAGTAACCAAAGAGCTCAAGATAACAATGATGACATGAATGGAGCAAGTAGGGTTTTGTTCCCTTTTTCAGACATGAAAGAGCTTTCAAGCACAACCCAAGAGAAGAGTCATGGTAATAATACATATTGGAATGGGATGTTCAGTAATACAGGAGGATCTTCATGGtga
- the DAG1 gene encoding Dof-type zinc finger DNA-binding family protein (dof affecting germination 1 (DAG1); CONTAINS InterPro DOMAIN/s: Zinc finger, Dof-type (InterPro:IPR003851); BEST Arabidopsis thaliana protein match is: Dof-type zinc finger DNA-binding family protein (TAIR:AT2G46590.1); Has 1143 Blast hits to 1136 proteins in 61 species: Archae - 0; Bacteria - 0; Metazoa - 2; Fungi - 0; Plants - 1095; Viruses - 0; Other Eukaryotes - 46 (source: NCBI BLink).): MINVKPMEQMISSTNNNTPQQQPTFIATNTRPNATASNGGSGGNTNNTATMETRKARPQEKVNCPRCNSTNTKFCYYNNYSLTQPRYFCKGCRRYWTEGGSLRNVPVGGSSRKNKRSSTPLASPSNPKLPDLNPPILFSSQIPNKSNKDLNLLSFPVMQDHHHHALELLRSNGVSSRGMNTFLPGQMMDSNSVLYSSLGFPTMPDYKQSNNNLSFSIDHHQGIGHNTINSNQRAQDNNDDMNGASRVLFPFSDMKELSSTTQEKSHGNNTYWNGMFSNTGGSSW; encoded by the exons ATGATAAACGTAAAGCCAATGGAGCAAATGATTTCTagcaccaacaacaacacaccGCAACAACAACCAACATTCATCGCCACCAACACAAGGCCAAACGCCACCGCATCCAATGGTGGCTCCGGAGGAAATACCAACAACACGGCTACGATGGAAACTAGAAAGGCGAGGCCACAAGAGAAAGTAAATTGTCCAAGATGCAACTCAACAAACACAAAGTTCTGTTATTACAACAACTACAGTCTCACGCAACCAAGATACTTCTGCAAAGGTTGTCGAAGGTATTGGACCGAAGGTGGCTCTCTTCGTAACGTCCCAGTCGGAGGTAGCTcaagaaagaacaagagatCCTCTACACCTTTAGCTTCACCTTCTAATCCCAAACTTCCAGATCTAAACCCACCGATTCTTTTCTCAAGCCAAATCCCTAATAAGTCAAATAAAGATCTCAACTTGCTATCTTTCCCGGTCATgcaagatcatcatcatcatg CTCTTGAGCTTCTAAGATCCAATGGAGTCTCTTCAAGAGGCATGAACACGTTCTTGCCTGGTCAAATGATGGATTCAAACTCAGTCCTGTACTCATCTTTAGGGTTTCCAACAATGCCTGATTACAAACAGAGTAATAACAACCTTTCATTCTCCATTGATCATCATCAAGGGATTGGACATAACACCATCAACAGTAACCAAAGAGCTCAAGATAACAATGATGACATGAATGGAGCAAGTAGGGTTTTGTTCCCTTTTTCAGACATGAAAGAGCTTTCAAGCACAACCCAAGAGAAGAGTCATGGTAATAATACATATTGGAATGGGATGTTCAGTAATACAGGAGGATCTTCATGGtga
- the RS31 gene encoding RNA-binding (RRM/RBD/RNP motifs) family protein (RSP31; FUNCTIONS IN: RNA binding, nucleotide binding, nucleic acid binding; INVOLVED IN: nuclear mRNA splicing, via spliceosome, RNA splicing; LOCATED IN: nuclear speck, spliceosomal complex; EXPRESSED IN: 25 plant structures; EXPRESSED DURING: 14 growth stages; CONTAINS InterPro DOMAIN/s: RNA recognition motif, RNP-1 (InterPro:IPR000504), Nucleotide-binding, alpha-beta plait (InterPro:IPR012677); BEST Arabidopsis thaliana protein match is: RNA-binding (RRM/RBD/RNP motifs) family protein (TAIR:AT2G46610.1); Has 30201 Blast hits to 17322 proteins in 780 species: Archae - 12; Bacteria - 1396; Metazoa - 17338; Fungi - 3422; Plants - 5037; Viruses - 0; Other Eukaryotes - 2996 (source: NCBI BLink).) has translation MRPVFVGNFEYETRQSDLERLFDKYGRVDRVDMKSGYAFVYFEDERDAEDAIRKLDNFPFGYEKRRLSVEWAKGERGRPRGDAKAPSNLKPTKTLFVINFDPIRTKEHDIEKHFEPYGKVTNVRIRRNFSFVQFETQEDATKALEATQRSKILDRVVSVEYALKDDDERDDRNGGRSPRRSLSPVYRRRPSPDYGRRPSPGQGRRPSPDYGRARSPEYDRYKGPAAYERRRSPDYGRRSSDYGRQRSPGYDRYRSRSPVPRGRP, from the exons ATGAGGCCAGTGTTCGTCGGCAATTTCGAGTATGAAACTCGCCAGTCGGATCTGGAACGGTTGTTCGACAAGTATGGGAGAGTCGACCGAGTGGACATGAAATCTG GATATGCTTTTGTGTACTTTGAGGATGAACGTGATGCTGAAGACGCTATTCGCAAACTCGACAATTTTCCTTTTGGATATGAGAAACGCAGGTTATCAGTTGAATGGGCAAAG GGTGAACGTGGCAGGCCTCGTGGTGACGCGAAAGCCCCTTCAAATCTGAAGCCTACAAAGACACTGTTTGTCATTAACTTTGACCCCATTAGAACAAAAGAGCACGACATTGAAAAACACTTTGAGCCCTATGGTAAGGTCACCAACGTGCGTATCAGACGCAACTTCTCATTTGTTCAGTTTGAAACACAAGAGGATGCTACAAAAGCCCTTGAAGCTACTCAAAGAAG cAAAATATTGGATAGGGTTGTTTCCGTGGAGTATGCGTTGAAAGATGACGATGAAAGAGATGATCGAAATGGTGGTCGTAGCCCGAGAAGGTCTCTTAGTCCTGTGTATCGTAGGCGTCCAAGTCCAGATTATGGCAGGCGTCCAAGCCCTGGTCAGGGTAGGCGTCCAAGTCCAGATTATGGTCGTGCTCGAAGCCCAGAATACGACAGATACAAAGGTCCAGCAGCTTATGAAAGACGGAGGAGTCCAGATTATGGACGAAGGAGTTCTGATTATGGTAGACAAAGGAGCCCTGGTTATGACCGATAcagaag TCGTTCTCCAGTCCCAAGAGGAAGACCTTGA
- a CDS encoding plant/protein (unknown protein; FUNCTIONS IN: molecular_function unknown; INVOLVED IN: biological_process unknown; LOCATED IN: chloroplast, chloroplast inner membrane; EXPRESSED IN: 23 plant structures; EXPRESSED DURING: 14 growth stages; Has 35333 Blast hits to 34131 proteins in 2444 species: Archae - 798; Bacteria - 22429; Metazoa - 974; Fungi - 991; Plants - 531; Viruses - 0; Other Eukaryotes - 9610 (source: NCBI BLink).) has protein sequence MATTLHCLSTLHLLPRTHHPKTLNSLKPITTKSQPCKTPEIPSTPNALQLLKSSSLPLAVIALPFFLDPQDAAAAGGEFGILEGRSFALIHPIVMGGLFAYTLWTGYLGWQWRRVRTIQSEISDLKKQLKPTPVSPDGSTAVDSSSPPSTTELQIQRLTEERKELVKGSYRDKHFDAGSVLLGFGVLEAVFGGVNTYLRTGKLFPGPHLYAGAGTLNLSLVLFFISLILGSNLSKCVILGCLVRFWLGLMWFKF, from the exons ATGGCGACCACACTTCATTGTCTCTCCAcactccatcttcttcctcgcaCTCATCaccctaaaaccctaaactctcTCAAACCAATCACCACCAAATCACAACCATGTAAAACCCCAGAAATACCCTCCACTCCCAACGCTCTTCAGCTCCTTAAATCATCCTCTCTCCCTCTCGCAGTCATCGCATTGCCTTTCTTCCTCGACCCACAG GATGCAGCAGCAGCTGGAGGAGAATTCGGAATATTAGAAGGGAGATCATTTGCGTTGATACACCCAATTGTGATGGGAGGTTTATTTGCATACACTCTTTGGACTGGTTACTTAGGTTGGCAATGGAGACGTGTCCGTACGATACAGAGTGAGATTAGTGATCTCAAGAAACAGCTTAAACCAACTCCTGTTTCCCCTGATGGTTCCACAGCCGTTGATTCTTCGTCGCCTCCTTCTACGACTGAGCTTCAGATCCAACGGCTAACTGAAGAGAGGAAAGAGTTGGTCAAAGGGTCTTACAGAGACAAACACTTTGACGCTGGCTCTGTTTTGTTAGGTTTCGGTGTTTTGGAAGCTGTCTTTGGTGGTGTTAACACTTATCTTCGTACTGGTAAACTCTTCCCCGGTCCTCATCTTTACGCCGGTGCAGGTACCTTAAACCTATCTCTCgtcttatttttcatttccttgATTTTAGGTTCTAATTTATCAAAGTGTGTAATCTTGGGTTGCTTAGTCAGGTTTTGGCTTGGTCTGATGTGGTTTAAGTTTTGA
- a CDS encoding plant/protein (unknown protein; FUNCTIONS IN: molecular_function unknown; INVOLVED IN: biological_process unknown; LOCATED IN: chloroplast, chloroplast inner membrane, chloroplast envelope; EXPRESSED IN: 23 plant structures; EXPRESSED DURING: 14 growth stages; Has 200 Blast hits to 200 proteins in 73 species: Archae - 0; Bacteria - 112; Metazoa - 0; Fungi - 0; Plants - 53; Viruses - 0; Other Eukaryotes - 35 (source: NCBI BLink).), with protein MATTLHCLSTLHLLPRTHHPKTLNSLKPITTKSQPCKTPEIPSTPNALQLLKSSSLPLAVIALPFFLDPQDAAAAGGEFGILEGRSFALIHPIVMGGLFAYTLWTGYLGWQWRRVRTIQSEISDLKKQLKPTPVSPDGSTAVDSSSPPSTTELQIQRLTEERKELVKGSYRDKHFDAGSVLLGFGVLEAVFGGVNTYLRTGKLFPGPHLYAGAGITVLWAAAAALVPAMQKGNDTARSLHIALNAVNVLLFIWQIPTGLDIVLKVFEFTKWP; from the exons ATGGCGACCACACTTCATTGTCTCTCCAcactccatcttcttcctcgcaCTCATCaccctaaaaccctaaactctcTCAAACCAATCACCACCAAATCACAACCATGTAAAACCCCAGAAATACCCTCCACTCCCAACGCTCTTCAGCTCCTTAAATCATCCTCTCTCCCTCTCGCAGTCATCGCATTGCCTTTCTTCCTCGACCCACAG GATGCAGCAGCAGCTGGAGGAGAATTCGGAATATTAGAAGGGAGATCATTTGCGTTGATACACCCAATTGTGATGGGAGGTTTATTTGCATACACTCTTTGGACTGGTTACTTAGGTTGGCAATGGAGACGTGTCCGTACGATACAGAGTGAGATTAGTGATCTCAAGAAACAGCTTAAACCAACTCCTGTTTCCCCTGATGGTTCCACAGCCGTTGATTCTTCGTCGCCTCCTTCTACGACTGAGCTTCAGATCCAACGGCTAACTGAAGAGAGGAAAGAGTTGGTCAAAGGGTCTTACAGAGACAAACACTTTGACGCTGGCTCTGTTTTGTTAGGTTTCGGTGTTTTGGAAGCTGTCTTTGGTGGTGTTAACACTTATCTTCGTACTGGTAAACTCTTCCCCGGTCCTCATCTTTACGCCGGTGCAG GAATAACGGTGTTGTGGGCGGCGGCGGCAGCATTGGTGCCGGCAATGCAGAAAGGGAACGATACGGCGAGGAGTCTACATATAGCGTTGAATGCAGTaaatgttcttcttttcatttggCAAATCCCAACAGGTCTTGATATCGTTCTTAAGGTCTTTGAGTTCACTAAATGGCCATAG